DNA sequence from the Malus sylvestris chromosome 10, drMalSylv7.2, whole genome shotgun sequence genome:
GTGAATCTTGACCATGATCTGCACTCCAAACTACGAGCAAACCATCACTACCCCCAGAAACCAGAAGTGCCTGCAATAAAGTTTAGATATAGAAACAAGAAGCATTTAAACACATGCATCCAGTACGTTGATACTGATGAGCACTCATAACAACCCAGCATCTCAATATTGTAATTCCTAGATTTTTTTACAACCTGCATCATGCTGCAGAGTGAATGGAAAAATTACTTTCACCAAAGTGTTAAATGAATGAACTTGAAGAATAAGGAGATAATAACATTTTATGAAGCTCCAGAGGCACAATCAATGTAATACATCAAGCCACCTATGGTATTTGAACACTCAGACACAAACTAAAatagtaaataaataataataaaaaaagttcACAAAGAAAGATAGCATAAACACATGCAATAAAGCAATTTGATTTCATCTTTTAGAAGTAAAAATCTACCTCGCCAGAAGAAGCCACAAATGTCATCAAACAAGCTATGGATCCTTTATGACCTCCTGTGTATCTTCTTACAAGCTGCAGGAAGCAAGTATATCACTCAAAGCGAGGGATAGTTATAGCCAGCATGttagaaaatttggaaaaacgcAAACCTTCCATGTCATCATTGAAAGTACTCTAATAACACCATCTGATCCACCAAAAGCAACAAGAGGAACATCCGCAACAGCGGATCTAGAAAGGAATTCCATACTGCAAGATCCATAGAGGGAAACAAGAAACAGAGCACAAAATatgtcaaaaacaaaaacaaaactcgAAGTTTGTTAATCTTATTAcgaaaaaaaataagagaatCAGTGTTAAGGTATTATGAATGCCACTTCTTCAAATGTATGAAAAATATACATAAACATACAGAAAAATAGTAATGACTTACCAGAGCAGTGATTTATTGTCAAGCTCCGATTTCGGTACATCACGGCCTCGCATTGTTACCAAGTCCAAAAATATGGCTTTGTTTTCACAACAAATGACAAGAAAATGTCTTCCTTTAGTTGATGGGCAGGAGAACTAAAAGCTGATGCAACATTACTGACAGCTGTTGGAGCCTCAGCAGCTGTAGAGCGGTTACACCAAACTTGCCAATAGCGCACGTCATCATCAAAGAAGTTTACCTGCTTAACACTTTAAAGGAAGCATATGCCCTCAGTGTGTGTCTAGGTTTCAATAAAGAGAAATGGACAATAATACAATTGCAGTGGTCTATTACCTCCCTCCACGAATGGCTTCTGTGGGCTTCCCTTTAGACTCTATCAACCAAAAGCAAACACAACAattaaagatatatatatatatatatatatatatatgtatgtatgtatgtatgtatgtatgtgtgtgtgtgtgtgtgtgtgtgtgagattcTCTGGTTTAACAGTGGAAGTTTAGAAATCTTAAACAACTACTGAGACAAACTAGCTCTCTTGTTGTCCAAATATCATATTTTGCCAGGGTTCGAGCTAAAGAtatgaaacaaaacaattgaAAGACGACAACTTTCAAACTCACATAAAAATCTGTGCATTGATCTTAAGTTTAATTGTGCCAGTCATTGATTTAAGAGCAGCTAATTATAACACCTCTGAGATTTCCCGACCAGAAATTATAGAATCCCAACTGGATAAACTGAGTTCGACGTTGATGCTTAAGTTGAACAGTACATTACCTTATCTTACACCATAAGGCAATCAATGATGGATATGGTTCTGCTGAGTAAATGCAAGAACTAATAGAGTTAACTCTGTCCGAAATCGCATATCTAGTTTTACAAATGAAATGTTAGCGAAATTGGCAGTCTTCAGTTATTCAATGTACTTCTGCAAAAGCATTTAGCTTCTCTAAGCTAGATTTTTCCAATTAGGTCTCAGAATTTCAGAAGCAGCACAAAATTGAACACAATTCCAATCGACTTTCACGAGCCTCGCAGCAACTAAATCCAAATTTCAGGATTAAATACCTGATTCCCCCTCCGCGAGCTTCTCCAACTTGGCGCCAACCAAACGCCTCTGATCGACGCCGCCAGCTTTGAGCTCGTAAATCACCTAATTCGAATCCATCACAGTCGAATCACGAACACGAAGTGTATAAATTGAAGAgacaagaaagagagaggggTACCTGACGGTGTTCCCAATTCCAAACGGAGACGTGATAGGAGGCGTCGGCGGTGACCAGCCATGGATGCGTGGGATGCAACTGAATCTTGACGATCTTCTCATTCGTCGGCCGGAATGCTCGTAACCGCAACATTTATCTGATTCGATTGAAATGCGAAATCGATCGAAAAGCAGCTTACTTGCTCAAGTTTGAGATCCAACAGCAAATTTTCTTACGCCCTAGAATTTGAGAGAAGCAGCagaagaagacgaagagagATGGTCAGTGGAATTCAAACTCCAAATGCCAAATGCAATGAGATCGGAcctcctttctttttctcttaatTGCAGCGACTTCTGCCgttaatctgtttgttttgacTACATCACAAACGGACCTTTTCTTGCTGTGAACAAATTTCCcgctttcttcttttatttttcctgCTAAAAGCTTCTgacaattaaattttaaaaatttatattttccatcaagaaaaattatatttaaatttttttgtagtacaaaattatatttaaatattaattgttctatttttatattagaaaaacaaatatttatatttttttgtcaaataaaaattcatacCTGAGAATTTTCATTCAGGaattttaatagatttataaatttgtaaaatttgatgaaatttattaaaagaattaaaatattttaaaattctaattgaatacgcTCTTCATGTTACAAGTCTTTTTTTGAGGATCTTCATATCACAAATCTTAAAATTCAATAAACTGTGAAGCATTGATAAAACGATATAAAAAAAACCACGAAAAAAACAACGATTTTCTAAAAACGACACGTCGGAATGAATTAGTAAAATTTTGGCCAAGTGTGGTCTGACACTGCGCTAACTGTCTCATAGAGCCATTGATCTCTCCTGTTTTCAATGCAACGCCATCACAAAATTGTTCCACCATGTTTCTCTGTCTATTTCATTAGGCTCAGGTGacaggtactctctctctctctctctctctctaatttgtgATCCATTAGGGAAATAACTTGAATCCGTTCCATGAATTGTTGTCTGCTCTGCTGGGATTTCTCCattaaaacaatgtttgtcAGATACCAAAACCATTGTCAGGAACTTAGAATGAATATTGagaattaaatattttttgtgaCATTGTTGATCGTAAATAAGATTTTAttagtttcaattttaaaagacttttttCCGCTGAAGCAATTGTCACCCTCTTGCATCATACATGACTACATGAGGCCAGTTGTCAGGTAACCAGAAAGAAAACCTAAGTCATTGTTTTCTAATAATTACATATGTAGCTTGAAGAGGCCAGTCGGCCATGGCAGTTTGCTCACGCTCTTGCATCACGTTGGAATCTCCTATCAAAGTAGTTTAGAATAGCGATTTTGTCAAAAAGAACATATGTAACTATCACATTGTCTTCTCTATAAACTTTCTAGTTTGGTTCAAGAGCATTACTGAGAGATTTAATGAGAATTTTCTCTTCTGCTAGTTGAAAGGGTTTTGATTGTTGCTCAAGTTACAAGAAACCGAAATGCCGGCTTCCATAAGGTTTTGATCTATAATTTTCATAAATTCTCTCATAAACTATAAATCTTTTGTTATCTCAATTGGAGTTTTCTATTGCTTCATTGAGATTTTCTTGTGCAGCATGGATGAGAATATGGGGTTCCAGTACGGAGTTTCCAGGCCAGGGCTTAATCCACCAATTCAATTTGGGAATGGATTTTATGGAGCAGGGTCAGGACTCATTCGAGGGGGATTGGGCGCGTATGGAAAGAAAATTTGTGGTTCAAGTTCTCAGTACGTTCAAAGCAATGTAAGAATCTCAGTTTAGTCTCTGCTAAATTTTGGGTAATGCACATTACGACAGCTGGTGGTGTTGAAGTCGTGCCTGCGATACACATACAAAATGAATGTTCTGTGGAAAATGACAATGATTTTTTTCTGTGAATGTTATTTTGCTTCTTTACTGTTTTGTCCAAAATGTGCAGATAAGCAAGTACTTCTCAGATCCTCAATACTACTTCCAAGTGAACTCCCACTACGTCCGAAACAAACTGAAGATAATTCTGTTTCCATTTCTGCACAGGGTATGTAGAAATTTGAACTTAAGGCTGCCAATGACCCCTATTAGCTACTCATAAACAAATCTGTTAAAACTtctaattttcttaattttctgtaTCTCATTTTGTTTAGGGGCACTGGACGAGGATGACAGAGCCAGTTGGAGGCAGGCTTTCGTATAACCCTCCAATTACTGACATACATGCCCCAGACCTGTACATTCCATTCATGACATTTGCAACGTACTTGGTTCTCGCTGGGATCTCACTAGGCCTTTCTGGGAAGTAAGTCTATAGCATCCTCAAAACCTGATATTTAAGCAGCGTAAGTAGTTTTAATTTTCCCAATAAATGTCATGATATATGCTTCGACATTTCCTGTTCTTATCCCATGCCAGATTCAGCCCAGAGGCTATAAATTGGCAGTTTGTGAAGGGAATGGTGGGTTGGCTACTCCAAGTGATGTTGCTCAAGGCATCGTTGTCTTCGCTTGGGGGTGGAGAGGCACCTTTGTTAGACATGATAGCATATACTGGGTACACTTTCACAGGGTTGTGTGTGGCGGTTCTAGGGCGAATCACGCTAAGCTATGCTTACTACTTGATTATCATATGGACATCCATGTGCTCAGGCATCTTCTTGGCAAAGACAATTAAGATAACTTTGTATGCTGAGATCAACAGTTATGATGCAAACATGCATCATTATCTGTTGCTAGGTATCGCGTTTTCTCAGTTCCCGTTGATCATCTGGCTGAGCAACCCTACCGGGAATTGGTTTTCCTGAACCTGCAATTTCAACGCATATATGCTCGTTGCTCAGATTTTCTGCGGTAGCATATGAACATCTTGTCGTGTGCATAGCTAGGACTTGAATTCGTTTTTAAACCGCGGTTGCAGGAGTTCATGTATTCCAGGAATTCTTTCTCGTACTAATCTCATTTGTAGTATTGTTGCAGAATTAGATTGGTGATTTAGTTATCAGGATTGATAACTTCTAATGGAAGTGGATTGCATTTTTGTGTTCTTTGCTTAGCATTTGCTTACCAAAATCTTAAGTAGGCTATACGTGACAAATTGCATTATTATCTACACGTATCACAAAGATTAAGAACTAAAATTACTTGATCATATTTACTAATCACATGCTCAGAAGCGGTTACCAAATGTTAAACATATAGCTTTACTCAAAGCAAATATAGACAAATAGGTTTCACCTTCTTATGTGGTTTTGATATAGGCTGGGTACTTCTAATTCTTTCAGAGGTGATGAGAATTTATTGGTTAAAAAATTAGGTTGGGGATAGGGGTGTGTTTATTGTCAACTCTCATTGAGAAATTGTTGTCGACTACGAAATTCTACTGCATGTACAACCAATTCATATGTTATAATTTAACTTTGGTCTAATTGtgttttggatggatttggAAATGTTACAACTAAAGGCATTCATGAAAGCGTCTGGTTAAATAGTTAAGAATGTGTTGGGGGCTATAGAAGCGTTTTCTAAAGAAATAAAAAGCGTTGGAGTTCTAATATGAATTTGAAACATGTTTTTaatgaaagtatttaaaaaaaaagcacaccATAACCTGACATAATAATTTAGTATTAAATTCGTCATCCATCAAATTCGAATCTAAGGTCACGTGAAGCACACTCGAACCTGACATAATAACttacaaataagaaaaatatcaGATACTACCCTACAATGTTTAACATATTAACAACATGGAGAAATTTTTGTAGTATGCCGAAAAGACGTCCATTACACTAAATATCATAATACAAGTAGTTGtatacttaaattttttttctttaatcacttatattataatatttggtGTATTGACTATAGGTAAGTAAGGAACTGAAAAGTCCCTCGACAACATGAAAGAGTAGTGCGTTGGACCTCGGCGCGTTTGGTTACTTGGTGAATGAACCGCCAAAAATATGAGTTGCTCAACGACAACGGTTACATTGAACTCAGCATTCCCGCGAAATTCAAATCCAAAACCCAGGGATTCCCACAACCGGAGAGAAACAATCTCTCTAATACAAAAATGCAAACAATTTCATCAGGTTCCGCCAATCCACGCAAAAATCATAAGatatttccaagtccaagaccCATTCGTCGTCTTCGAGCTTCTTCGCCTCTGCTCCAACCTCAACTCAATCGACTACGCCACCAAGATTTTCCAACAAATTCAAACCCCAAATGTCTACCTCTACACTGCTCTCATTGACGGGTTCGTGTCGACTGGGTTTTACCTCGATGCGATTCGGGTTTACTGTCGAATGGATAACGAGTCTGTTTCACCGGATAACTACGCGGTAACTTCTGTGTTGAAAGCTTGTGGCTTTGGGTTGGCGTTGGAGGAGGGGAGAGGAATCCATGCGCAGGTTTTGAAGCTTGGGTTGTCATCGAATCGCTCAGTGAGGATGAAGCTTCTGGATCTTTATGGAAAGTGTGGTGAATTTGAGCATGCACGGAGGGTGTTCGATGAAATGCCTGACAGGGATGTCGTTGCGTCAACAGTGATGATCACTTCTTTTGCTGATTATGGGTTGATTGAGGAGGCGATTGGGGTTTTTAACCGGGCTAGGAGTAAGGATACGGTTTGTTGAACTGCGATGATTGATGGGTTGGTTAGGAATGGGGAGATGAATAGGGCTTTGGAGGTGTTTAGGGAGATGCAGAGGAATAATGTGAGGCCTAATGAAGTTActgttgtttgtgttttatctGCTTGTTCGTATTTGGGAGCATTGGAGCTCGGAAGATGGGTTCACTCTTACATAGATAAGTATGACATCGAATTCAATTACATTGTAGGCGGTGCTCTGATTAATATGTGTTCGAGGTGTGGTGATATTGATGAGGCACTGGCAGTGTTTGGTAAgatgaaagagagagatgtgagtAGTTATAATTCCATGATTGAGGGGCTTGCTATGCATGGGAAGAGCATTGAGGCTATCCAAATGTTCCAGACAATGATAAAACAAGGACCAAGGCCAAATAGCATTACTTTTGTTAAAAGTATTGAATGCACGTAGCCATGGAGGTTTGTCGGATTTGGGTTTTGAGATATTTCATTCCATGACTAGTATTCACGGAATTCAACCACAGATAGAACACTACGGATGCATGATTGATCTTCTAGGTCGCTCAGGTCAGCTTGAAGAAGCTTACAATTTCATTGCAAGAATGAAAAGTGCTTGTAAAATCCATGGGAACCTCGAATTAGGAGAAAGGGTAGGCGAAATCTTGGTGAATTGTGGTAACGTAGATTCGGGAACTTACGTACTGCTATCAAATGCATATGCTTCATCAGGGAGGTGGAAAGAGACTGCACAAGTGAGAGCAGAGATGAAGGAAAGTGGAACCCCAAAGGAGCCTGGTTGTAGCTTGATTGAAGTAAACAATGAGATCCATGAGTTACTCTTGGGAGACCTCAGACACCCGAAGAAAGAGGAAATCTACAAAAAGTTAATGGAGCTAATCCATGAACTGAAATCGGAAGGATACTTGCCCGCAACAGAGGCGGTTTTGCATGATATGAAGATACGCAAAAGGAATTGGCTCTGTCGATACATAGTGAGAGGCTTGCCATATGCTTCGGGCTAATTGCTACAAAACAAGGTACGACTTTGAGGATTGTAAATAACTTAGGGGTTTGCAGTGACTGCCACTCAATGATCAAATTGATAGCTAAGATCACCAACAGAGAGATTGTCGTTAGGGATCGCAATAGGTTCCACCATTTTGAGCGTGGGGTTTGTTCTTGTGCTGTTTATTGGTGAAAAAGAAAACTTAATGCTAACAGCAAGTATATATATTGTTTCTTTACCCTGatttacaattattttattttactataTGAACTCTCCGAATCTCCGATAACAAGAAAATACAACAATAACGTATGAAAGGTCAATTATGAATCTCCCTCGTTTGCAGTTTGCACCCAGGTCCGAATCTCCCTTTCTTGCAGTTTAGTTGAATTGTGTAAATCACTAAATCTTACAGTTTTGTTAATCTACTTATTATTTTACCACGtaaaatttcattcaaagctaGGCCATTACACACATCAGGCTTTGGTTTTTTTACACACCATGGCCTTCTCAGCACAAAACCTACTTTTCTTTCCATCCACATTCCCAGCAGACCTAATCAAACCTACATAACCCACAGCAGCCCTAATGAAAAGCCAGAAACAGAGCTGGAAATAGAGTTCCTCTTCAATTCACTTTGTAACCGATTCCTGGAATTTCGCACTTATGATTGGACCCTTAATATTGGAAATTACTCCACAAAAATCATCTCTAAAGAAATCCTTGAAATATGATATCATTTAGTCATCAAACCTATACATAAGAAGATGGACATATTCGGAAAATACATTATGAACCGTAAATCAATTTGATACAGTTAATTGACtaaatgattttaattttaattaattttttataaagatgatctttacaaaataaataataatataaacagTTTTGAACATAAACACGaaataaataaagaaggaaTTCCTAAACTGTCTTAAAGAGCCAAATTCCTCTCTTTAGTTtgcgcccccccccccccccccaccaaaaaaaaaactccccACCAACAATGGCTTCATCAACTAATTGAATATAAAATATGTGTCGTACAACGCTATATAAATTTGCATACCCCACGCCGCCTCTATTCTGGATCAACTAATTGCCACGTTACTTCTACTGGTAATCATTATCTTACTTTACCTTATTCcgttttatttataaaaaaatgacaaGTATCGATAATTACTAGATATAGGTAGATCCTATTATGACATGTTTTTAAATCATTAGATGGTAGTACCATTATGGAGCCttaaataattcaaaaaatTCTAGGGATGACTGATGcgaaaatttaatttaacacacaaattaaactctcttgtatcaattgtagtaaagaatgtaagtagggatcgttctggaccggggattaagagggcttgctaataacctctagactgacttaaaaacatataaacaaagttaaaaacattaaactagactcaaagaattcaaaacaaactcaaagaattcaaaacaaactcaaagaactcaaaacaagctaaaaacactcaaatctgcctaaaaacacaaactgggcagatttggactctaaacacacttttggacgaattttggtttcaacttggttcaaaatacttaaaagcacaaactaaatcagtttctaactaatatgacccaacaaggtaaagggggtattggttttgatgaatttgaaaacaaaacaagtaaattaaagaactaatcaaatctgcacgaatttgagtaaattgaatgaatggaaggctagctaggaggctcttctccacacatgacacacttgcaaacaaaacgatttccagttgcttttcaataaactacgaattctcaacgcctcagattaactgtgaattgtactaattaaccctaagattttcctaatttcattgaattggatgattgcatacaacaactcaaagcattcctcacaggttccctacatgaaatgcataatagagatacaagcaagaatcattaagttctatgaaaattataagcattgacgagacacttgtaactatgaattgcatgaaacttatgccaagaatttacttaacacggttgtgacgagcaaccttcactacttgtgaatataagttcataacgattaggtgaaactcccttatatcctagcatcagatttatgcatgaaaattaagcgtgcactctcaaccaacatacacaaatcagttttaattcaaatggataagtaaattgaattctaacttatgaatcacaactgaaagtaatcaaatcatattgcaagcatgaacatggtttcgaattccccctagctaagggggggtttagttcctcatactcaaaaagcaaagataaacaaatttagac
Encoded proteins:
- the LOC126587123 gene encoding uncharacterized protein LOC126587123: MPASISMDENMGFQYGVSRPGLNPPIQFGNGFYGAGSGLIRGGLGAYGKKICGSSSQYVQSNISKYFSDPQYYFQVNSHYVRNKLKIILFPFLHRGHWTRMTEPVGGRLSYNPPITDIHAPDLYIPFMTFATYLVLAGISLGLSGKFSPEAINWQFVKGMVGWLLQVMLLKASLSSLGGGEAPLLDMIAYTGYTFTGLCVAVLGRITLSYAYYLIIIWTSMCSGIFLAKTIKITLYAEINSYDANMHHYLLLGIAFSQFPLIIWLSNPTGNWFS